The Cydia pomonella isolate Wapato2018A chromosome 22, ilCydPomo1, whole genome shotgun sequence genomic interval AGTGTTCTGGTGACATCTTCTAACCTTGGTGACTTTACTAAGTGTTCTGGTGACATCTTTTAACCTTGGTGACTTTACCAAGTGTTCTGGTGACATCTTCTAAGCTTGGTGACTTTACTAAGTGTTCTGGTGACATCTTCTAACCTTGGTGACTTTACCAAGTGTTCTGGTGACATCTTCTAACCTTGGTGACTTTACCAAGTGTTCTGGTGACATCTTCTAACCTTGGTGACTTTACCAAGTGTTCTGGTGACATCTTCTAACCTTGGTGACTGTTAGTATTAAGAGTGCGGCTACGACCGCATGCGAGTTAGTCGAATAGATACAACTACGCGAGACGCACGTCTTTCATTTCCTTGCCCCGCCCCCGCACCCCCCACAACAGTGGCGACTGGGCTGTACCTTTAATTATTTCGCgtgcaaaaataaaacagtgatCATGGCTAAAGTATCAATAGGAGCGTTAACCATGTTTAATCATGAAGTGCAAGATTGGTTAGTGTTTAAAGAACGTTTGGAACAATGGTTTGTGGCCAACGATATAGACGCCACGGCTGACAAGGCCAAGTGTAAGCGTCGGGCTATCTTGTTGAGCAGTCTTACCGAGGGTTCTTATAAACTGCTGAGGGATTTAGCATTACCCAAAGTCGTGGGAACCCTAGAGTATGATGACCTTGTGAAACTTCTGGATAATCATTTAAAATCGGCAAAGTGCGGGTTTGCGGAGCGCAACAGATTCTACTCGTCGACTCAAAAACCTACAGAAAGTATGGCAGAATGGGTAGCACGCATTCGTGGATTAGCGGTCGACTGCGGCTTTTCTGCCACGACTTTAGATGAAACTCTTCGAGATCGCTTTGTACTCGGTATGACGCCGGGGCACGAGCGAGATA includes:
- the LOC133530051 gene encoding uncharacterized protein LOC133530051, which encodes MAKVSIGALTMFNHEVQDWLVFKERLEQWFVANDIDATADKAKCKRRAILLSSLTEGSYKLLRDLALPKVVGTLEYDDLVKLLDNHLKSAKCGFAERNRFYSSTQKPTESMAEWVARIRGLAVDCGFSATTLDETLRDRFVLGMTPGHERDKLFTMDMEKLTISKALEVAERIQCARQGAAQASPAASSTLPCPDMPVYKMASVPRSARPGGAGGSFGSGSITQKPQVVCAACGYEGHEAATCKFSRYKCGKCGLKGHLRRVCPGKKVFRQNYIDGEYGVDADTGDDVFAV